The following are from one region of the Natronosporangium hydrolyticum genome:
- a CDS encoding acetate--CoA ligase family protein produces the protein MFDPHAIAVVGASNHHGKRGNHAVRQLLDDGYPHPVYPVHPREACVLGLPAYPTVSAIGAPVDLAFIATPARSLPAVLADCGAAGVAGAVAVAVGFAETGDEGARYQAEAVAAARDHGVRLLGPNTSGCFHLPARINLVGLPEVPTGPLGVISQSGNLLLSVIAAAHRLGGTGFSRYAGVGNEADLGFPELIDYLGDATDVGAVCGYAEGFRRGRETLAAITRTARRKPVVLLKGGQSDAGGRSARSHTGAVAGDATVATAALHAAGAEVVAREDELLPVSAALANWPAAGPRVAVLADGGGHATMTADAIAGTGRLRLAEPAEATRSRLRRLLGPAAAVHNPVDVAGATDTDPARFAEAAELLLADAEVDQVILVGLIGGYAQRFDPTLAAAEQRASQVLAERAVAGKPLLVCSVYPGERSPVLAPLAAAGVPVMSSVDVTVRCAAAIAARQQWLAAAAPQWPPLPSPAAPPDGLRPLTEPAVRELLAAAGVPIGPHRLARTPAEAAQAAGELAGPVALKVVSPDVVHKSDVGGVRLGVAPADAAVAYQELLAQVSRAVPTAALTGALLTPMVETPGVELLIGVAQDATFGPVLTVGAGGTLVELLRDVSVQPLPVTAPQARAMLDRLGVARLLRGYRGAPAADLSAVVALIVAVGEVVLAHPDVVELELNPVLAQPAGATILDARAFVVD, from the coding sequence ATGTTCGATCCACACGCGATCGCCGTGGTCGGCGCCTCCAACCACCACGGCAAACGCGGCAACCACGCGGTCCGGCAACTGCTCGACGACGGTTACCCGCACCCGGTCTACCCGGTGCACCCGCGGGAAGCCTGCGTACTCGGGCTGCCCGCCTACCCAACGGTCAGCGCGATCGGCGCCCCGGTGGATCTCGCGTTCATCGCCACCCCGGCGCGGTCGCTGCCGGCGGTGCTCGCCGACTGCGGCGCCGCCGGGGTAGCCGGCGCGGTCGCGGTCGCGGTCGGCTTCGCCGAGACCGGCGACGAGGGCGCCCGCTACCAGGCCGAGGCGGTGGCGGCAGCCCGCGACCACGGGGTACGCCTGCTCGGGCCGAACACCTCCGGCTGCTTCCACCTACCCGCCCGGATCAACCTGGTCGGCCTGCCGGAGGTGCCAACGGGCCCGCTCGGGGTCATCTCCCAGAGCGGCAACCTGCTGCTCAGCGTAATCGCGGCGGCGCACCGCCTCGGCGGTACCGGATTCAGCCGGTACGCGGGGGTCGGCAACGAGGCGGACCTCGGCTTCCCGGAGCTCATCGATTATCTCGGCGACGCCACCGACGTCGGCGCCGTCTGCGGCTACGCCGAAGGGTTTCGACGTGGCCGCGAGACGCTGGCGGCGATCACCCGGACCGCCCGGCGCAAACCGGTGGTCCTGCTCAAAGGGGGCCAGAGCGATGCTGGCGGTCGCAGCGCCCGCTCGCACACCGGCGCCGTCGCTGGCGACGCCACGGTGGCGACCGCCGCGCTGCACGCCGCCGGGGCCGAGGTGGTGGCGCGGGAGGACGAACTGCTGCCGGTGAGCGCCGCCCTGGCGAACTGGCCCGCCGCCGGCCCGCGGGTGGCGGTGCTCGCCGACGGCGGAGGCCACGCCACCATGACCGCCGACGCGATCGCGGGCACTGGTCGGCTCCGGCTCGCCGAGCCGGCCGAAGCCACCCGGAGCCGGCTCCGGAGACTGCTGGGGCCGGCCGCGGCGGTCCACAACCCGGTCGACGTGGCGGGCGCCACCGACACCGACCCGGCGCGTTTCGCCGAAGCCGCCGAGCTGCTGCTCGCCGACGCCGAGGTCGACCAGGTAATCCTGGTCGGGCTGATCGGGGGGTACGCGCAGCGCTTCGATCCGACCCTGGCCGCGGCTGAACAACGGGCCAGCCAGGTGCTCGCCGAGCGCGCCGTGGCCGGCAAACCGTTGCTGGTCTGCAGTGTCTACCCGGGTGAACGCAGCCCGGTGCTGGCGCCGCTGGCGGCGGCCGGCGTGCCGGTCATGTCCAGCGTCGACGTCACGGTCCGGTGCGCGGCGGCGATCGCGGCCCGGCAGCAATGGTTGGCCGCGGCGGCACCGCAGTGGCCACCACTGCCCTCCCCCGCGGCGCCGCCGGACGGGCTCCGGCCCCTGACCGAGCCGGCGGTCCGGGAACTACTCGCAGCCGCCGGGGTGCCGATCGGTCCGCATCGGCTCGCCCGCACCCCCGCCGAGGCCGCACAAGCCGCTGGTGAGCTGGCCGGGCCGGTGGCGCTCAAGGTGGTCTCACCCGACGTGGTCCACAAGTCCGATGTGGGGGGAGTTCGGCTCGGGGTGGCGCCGGCCGACGCCGCGGTGGCCTATCAGGAGCTGCTGGCCCAGGTGAGCAGGGCCGTTCCGACCGCGGCGCTGACCGGTGCGCTGCTCACCCCGATGGTCGAGACGCCGGGCGTGGAGCTGCTGATCGGGGTGGCGCAGGACGCCACCTTCGGTCCGGTGCTGACCGTCGGCGCCGGCGGCACGCTCGTCGAGTTGCTGCGTGATGTCTCGGTCCAGCCGCTGCCGGTGACGGCACCGCAGGCGCGCGCCATGCTCGACCGACTCGGCGTGGCCCGGCTGCTCCGGGGCTACCGCGGCGCGCCCGCGGCCGATCTGTCCGCGGTGGTGGCCCTGATCGTCGCGGTCGGCGAGGTTGTCCTGGCCCATCCCGACGTGGTCGAGCTTGAACTCAATCCGGTACTCGCCCAACCGGCCGGAGCCACCATACTGGATGCTCGGGCGTTCGTCGTCGACTGA
- a CDS encoding enoyl-CoA hydratase/isomerase family protein has product MTGPVLDEQDGPVLTLTLHRPERLNAVSEPMYTALREQLARAGTDPTIRVVVLRGAGRAFCAGADLKAHAGSERTLADRRGYAELAGAAVTDLVGLPKPVLAVVHGYAFGAGAELATAADFLITTPETVFAFPELTLGTYVGGGVTMLLPQLVGLARARELLFTGRRFTGAEAAAWGLAHQAVASPELPAAVSDLTGRLADSAPVPTGLLKQQLNQPDQIGAAIAEEVSALTTCMGTADWREGLAAFAERRTPSFEGR; this is encoded by the coding sequence GTGACCGGCCCGGTGCTAGACGAACAAGACGGCCCAGTACTCACCCTCACCCTCCACCGGCCGGAACGGCTCAACGCAGTCAGCGAACCGATGTACACCGCGCTGCGGGAACAGCTAGCCCGGGCCGGAACCGACCCGACCATCCGGGTGGTGGTGCTGCGCGGCGCCGGCCGGGCCTTCTGCGCCGGCGCCGACCTCAAAGCCCACGCCGGCAGCGAACGGACCCTCGCCGACCGGCGCGGCTACGCCGAACTTGCCGGCGCCGCCGTCACCGACCTGGTCGGCCTCCCCAAACCGGTGCTGGCGGTGGTGCACGGCTACGCCTTCGGCGCCGGCGCCGAACTGGCGACCGCGGCCGACTTTCTCATCACCACCCCGGAGACCGTCTTCGCGTTCCCCGAACTCACCCTCGGCACCTACGTCGGCGGCGGCGTCACGATGCTGCTGCCACAGCTGGTCGGCCTGGCCCGGGCCCGCGAGCTGCTCTTCACCGGCCGCCGCTTCACCGGTGCCGAGGCCGCCGCGTGGGGCCTGGCCCACCAGGCGGTCGCCAGCCCGGAGCTGCCGGCGGCCGTCAGCGACCTGACCGGCCGGCTCGCCGACTCCGCACCGGTACCGACCGGGCTGCTCAAACAGCAGCTCAACCAGCCCGACCAGATCGGAGCGGCGATCGCCGAGGAGGTGTCGGCGCTGACCACCTGCATGGGGACCGCCGACTGGCGGGAAGGCCTGGCGGCCTTCGCCGAACGGCGGACCCCCAGCTTCGAAGGGCGCTGA
- a CDS encoding MurR/RpiR family transcriptional regulator, which produces MSTPDSYSALAARIHERARQLTPAYRTLADQVLQDPAGVAFLSVAEFAEQVGVNVSTVSRFAQFLGLPGYPALRRLCKQHLHDQAQLVHRLETAGDPATAGDLWERAARADQQNLARTFARLPPGQLTQVSTLLSAAPAVHVLGLRKSHSPAYLLWYLLQLVRQRVRLLTPGTIVDQLREVHPGDAFVALAIHRYSADTVTGFRCARQRGAATVAITDNTGSPLLPSADHALLTDTTGPAVLRSMTAVVSLVQAIAAEVAARLGAESREALATEEALLEEFAVYYEPPRRRSARAGRNQPTT; this is translated from the coding sequence ATGAGCACCCCGGATAGCTACTCCGCCCTCGCCGCCCGGATCCACGAGCGGGCGCGGCAGCTGACTCCGGCCTACCGAACCCTCGCTGACCAGGTGTTACAAGATCCAGCGGGGGTCGCATTCCTGTCCGTGGCGGAGTTCGCCGAACAGGTCGGCGTCAATGTTTCCACTGTGTCACGATTTGCCCAATTCCTAGGGCTCCCCGGTTACCCGGCCCTACGGCGGCTGTGCAAACAACACCTGCACGACCAGGCCCAGCTCGTACACCGACTCGAGACCGCCGGTGACCCGGCGACCGCCGGTGACCTCTGGGAGCGGGCCGCGCGCGCCGACCAACAGAACCTGGCCCGCACCTTCGCCCGCCTCCCGCCGGGGCAGCTCACGCAGGTGTCGACACTGCTCAGCGCGGCCCCGGCGGTGCACGTGCTCGGGCTGCGGAAGTCCCACAGCCCCGCCTACCTGCTGTGGTACCTACTGCAGCTGGTACGGCAACGGGTGCGACTACTCACCCCGGGCACGATCGTCGACCAGCTTCGTGAAGTGCACCCCGGCGACGCGTTCGTGGCCCTCGCCATCCACCGGTACTCAGCCGACACCGTCACCGGGTTCCGCTGCGCCCGGCAACGGGGAGCAGCCACCGTGGCGATCACCGACAACACCGGTTCGCCGCTGCTGCCGTCGGCCGATCACGCCCTACTCACCGACACCACCGGCCCGGCGGTGTTGCGCTCCATGACCGCGGTGGTCTCGCTGGTCCAGGCGATCGCGGCCGAGGTGGCGGCGCGGCTCGGCGCCGAGTCCCGCGAAGCCCTCGCCACCGAGGAGGCGCTCCTCGAGGAGTTCGCTGTCTACTATGAACCGCCGCGGCGCCGATCGGCCCGGGCGGGACGCAACCAGCCCACCACTTAG
- a CDS encoding DUF2087 domain-containing protein codes for MGPRELCGLLAEPDRLAVFAAVTLGATTPDQVAKTTGTPLREVMAALRRLERAGLLYQVDGALTADREAFKRAVRETAATSPPAEPLDADPARDTILQTFLQQGRLTQLPAAWGKRRVVLEHIVAAFEPGVRYPEREVDATLRAWHPDYASLRRHLVDEELMAREAGTYWRIGGPTLLTD; via the coding sequence GTGGGACCTCGTGAGTTGTGTGGCCTGCTCGCCGAACCAGATCGGCTGGCGGTCTTCGCGGCAGTCACCCTCGGCGCCACCACCCCCGACCAGGTGGCCAAGACCACCGGAACGCCGCTGCGCGAGGTGATGGCGGCGCTCCGGCGCCTGGAGCGCGCCGGATTGCTGTATCAGGTGGACGGTGCGCTCACCGCTGACCGGGAGGCCTTCAAACGCGCGGTCCGCGAGACTGCGGCAACCTCGCCGCCCGCCGAACCGCTCGACGCGGACCCGGCCCGGGACACCATCCTGCAGACCTTCCTGCAGCAGGGGCGACTCACCCAACTCCCGGCGGCATGGGGCAAGCGCCGGGTGGTACTTGAGCACATCGTCGCCGCGTTCGAGCCGGGCGTGCGTTACCCGGAACGCGAGGTGGACGCGACCCTCCGGGCCTGGCACCCCGACTACGCGTCGCTACGCCGCCATCTGGTCGACGAGGAGCTCATGGCCCGAGAGGCCGGGACCTACTGGCGCATCGGGGGCCCGACGCTGCTCACCGACTGA
- a CDS encoding IPT/TIG domain-containing protein, producing MSKSRDELWLAPRWATRRPRPAPVIDSCELTTRADGGLDVVIRGRGLRSGVMPPQIRIGGRPVRRVEGCSETQLFGVVAQGDAGDEVLVDLGPGGEVSAAVASVA from the coding sequence ATGTCCAAGTCACGCGATGAACTCTGGCTCGCCCCACGTTGGGCCACGCGGCGTCCGCGGCCAGCTCCGGTGATCGACTCTTGCGAGCTGACCACCCGCGCCGATGGCGGGCTGGATGTGGTCATTCGTGGTCGCGGGCTCCGGTCCGGGGTGATGCCACCGCAGATCCGGATCGGCGGCCGCCCGGTGCGCCGGGTCGAGGGGTGCAGCGAGACCCAGCTCTTCGGCGTAGTCGCGCAGGGCGACGCCGGCGACGAGGTGCTGGTCGACCTAGGCCCCGGCGGCGAGGTGAGCGCTGCGGTCGCCAGCGTCGCGTGA